The genomic interval TCAACTACACAACCAACAAATTCACCAGTCAAAGATGTAGCTTCAAGTAATAAGGTGAGATATGCACTATGCCTTTCTTGATATGAAGTATTGAAATCTCAACATTAGTGTCAATTTCTTTGGTAACGAGGTAGGTATTGGAATCTAGTAGTACATGCCATTCTTTCACCCTATAACTGGAAGCAACATTATCAATTTAACTCTCTAGTTTAGTATATTGAAATGATTAGAAGAAGCATGTCAACATTGTCATGGTATCTGAGAGACTTTTGTTACGTATTACTCATCTTGTTCTTTGATTTGATTACACACAGCCATCAGTAGCTCCTAGTGAAAAAGATTCTTCATGGTCTTTTACTGAACTACCTTCTCCAACTACCTCAAAGCCCATTCAGGAAACCATATCTGATGTTGGCTCCCAGCCCAGTAAAGTTGAAACCAGGGCTAGTGGAAGACAGGAACTTCCAGAGGTAACAGATGTAGCCATTGGTCataagtttttttgtttttaagaaaaaaagaaaagaaaactagaTTCATAAATAGATTCACTGCAGGACCTTTTTGCATCAAGCTATTTATCTGGCCGAGCACCACTTCCAAATTGGCAGAATGTTCAACCTCAAGGAATGGGATATGGCATGCAGTATTATCATAATGCAGTGGTACCATTCTATGCAACTCATTACTAACTTTATCTATTCTCTTGGTTTAGATATGAACTGGTGATTGATTGATATGGCGTTTCATTTGCAGCCTCCCACAACcctttcaaattcatcaatgTCCACAAACCCCTTTGATGTAACTGATGCAAGAAGTTTAATCCATGTCTCATCGGTATGTGCAGCATTAAACTGATATAatgtagtattttttttaagaattcaaTTGTAAACTGTTCTAGTTTTCTTAGTTATTTTAGTTTGTCTGTGAAATCAAACCTGAAACATCTGATGCAATTCAAAGCACAGATTGAGTGAGAAATAATAACTCACAAGTTAGAAAATGAGAACAGTTTTTATGTAACTCAGAGCCACTGAGGTGAAATAATCACATAAATACATACAAATCCAGCTGAAATTCAAACAGTGTCTCACCATTTAGGAGTACAATTCTAGATTATTTCCTTTTGAAGAAGTATAATTCGAGATTCACCATTTAGGAGCATTTTGTTTCTCTCTTGCATTTTATTCATCTACACTAATAATGGGCATGGAGATCCATTAATATATAACAATCAATTCAGTTATTAACAAGTTGAAACTCAATAAGAAGGGCTTACTTTTAGGCCTGAGATATAAAAAGGTATTATGTGAACAGTTTTTTAATTGTATTCAATAATCTGATACCATCTCAATGCAGTAGTATAGGCCAAAACTTATTATTGATACTACTTTCAATTGTTTGAGTAAACATGAACACATTGTTAACAAAATTTAGCTTTTGGTTTAATTTATGGCTAAATTTACATTATAGAACCTTCAATTGATTGAGAAAATAATGCTGTTAAGCTgaaatatttatgaataattCTGTCTTTAAATTTACATCTTTGAATGAAaccaaaatattgttttaaccTTCCAAGACTTGTGGTATTTGTCTATATATAGGTTCCTTCTATGGCTTCTGTGCACTGTGCACCGCAAGCTGTATTATCTCCCAGAACAGCATTGATGCATACTTCAAGCCTCGGGTCTTTGGTGTCTCAGTCACCAAGTTACACATCCCCTGTTACGGGTACATATTGCTCTCGTTATCTTCCATTTCCTTTGAACATTTTttcctcatttttctcatgattCCTTTGTTCACTCTTCTCAGGTATGTACTTTGATCAAGTTGATAATGAGAAGCAACCCACTAGGTAAATCATATTCTTGGTATTATTCTGGATTACTTATAGTATAGTTACTTGATTATAAGCTATGAAGCATACCCTCTTGATAGatcttctttattaaataaaacatgttCTTTCTTGTTATTGGAAGTAGGGAAAAatgttggagattccacatcgtaatgtggtatcagagccacatcgtaagtgggtgcaaacctcatcccatgaaccggttaggcttaaagttcacttcgtaatatggtatcagagccatttaaagtctatcatagcaagtgtttgttgggcctatcgtatCACCCGCTAACGAATTGTTATCggatcacccataatatgttattccACGCACGAGTTGTCATTCTCAGTGTGTTGGAGCCCATATATTTATGAACTGATGAAATCAGACTATATACTCTAATAAATATTACCTAAAAGAGAGAtgtgaagaaagatatcaatttaatgtaaaaaaaatagttcttcTATAAAACCGAACATCAACATTTACTTTCCATTTTCCAAATGCTTTGTTTCTCTGCCTATCTATGACAGTACCTTACTAGTTCAATCTTTTCCAAAATCAAATAATTGGAAGATGACTCCTATAGTAAAACTGTACCACAATGATGTAAGAAATATTTTAGGTGGGTAGACAGCAAGTTTACAAAATTACACTCCTTGGCTATTTGTTAGAAATTCTTGAAGATTTATTTACCAAAACTATGTTTGGTGTGTTGTTCTCAGAAGACTCCTTGTCTTTCTCATGAGCACATATGTCATCCTTATGTTCATGCTGTCAAATTCAGTGTCTTTCTGCATATGTTCATTATTTGAGATATGACAACAGCTAATGCAAAGATGATATTCTCTGTTGAAAATGTTAACACCATTGAAATTATAACtgcaatttaatattttgtagaCTACAAAGAGTTGAGAGCTCCAATGGTGAGATAACTTCTTTTGGGTCTATAGACCCCATTCAACAGTCAAATAGAGGATTCATGACCTCCAAAAGTTCAATTTCTTTTTCCAATACAAAAGGAAACCCATTTGACTAGTTTAAACAATTTGCCACACTGCCACAACCTTCTGCCTTATATGTCAACCACAAAAGTTGGAGAAGGTTTATGATCCTGTCATTCTTGTTCCATGTTCACTTATTTTCCTTTGTAAATTGTAATGTAAATATAAAAGCACATATATTCCCTACATGCAGAAAACTTTACACATCACAGGGCTGCTAATCAACTGATTTAGCCATACAATGTATTTATTGGAATTACATGTAAATTTTTACAACTCTTGTACATAACAATACAAGTCAAATTCTCTTACAATAATTGTTTCTTTTGTGTATAAACCTTAGCAAGAACCCTGATATCATATTTTGAGAATATAAAACAGCTCTTTGATTGAATAACAAACTACTCTTTGAGTTGTAATGTTAAATACTTTAGTCAAGAATGTTTTTTATAGTGAAGGTATTGCAATTGATGTGTATCACTGTTGGCCACTTAAGGATACATTTGTGGCATAAATCAACTTAAAATTGTATACAGTTCTTGCAAAATGGAACTATATGACAAGCATAAGAAATTTACATTCCAATGTCAAGTCTTACAACTTTATCTTTTGCTTGGTGAGATGAAGTGTTTTCTTATATTGTCTctgaattttttaaaagtgaGTGTGATTTCCTGCATTTCAAAttctcttagttttttttttacgaaaaaagaatgaataaataagAGGTATTTCAGAAATACTTCAAGTCTTATACAAAAGATCTGTACGAGGATCAAATCTTCTAAGCTCTTAACAAAAACTGAAAAAACCTACAAGCAGACACAACTATCTCCTAAGAAGTTAGCAGACACAACTGTCTCTTAGGAACATTAACTGACCTCATACAAATCAAAGGCTCAAGACATCAATCTGAGTATGAAAAACTTACACTGCGTGCTTTAGACGTAATCCAAGACCAATTCTTCATTTGTGCCATAGTGAAAATTTCAATGTGATCTACCCTGCTTCCTCTGAAAATCCTCTTAGTAAATTTTGTTTCATGCCCacttttatatttcttttttctattaatttgtGTTGAGAATGTTGCATATGATTGGTAGATATTGTAATGCTTACCTGGTTAGTTTTACAACCTATATAGTGAGGCAATAGTATTCTTTTCTTTTGACTAAAAACACAGAAATTCGATTATAGAGACAAGGACTGCCACTGCAAAATCGATACTCGTTCATGGCCATGATTGAAATGCAACATTGAGACTTAATTATTGTATTGAGCTCTAGTGATTTATAGATCAATCATAGGAGTATCCACCTATATCTTATATCTTATAAAACTGGAAAAGCTAAATTACTCACGAAACAAGATCATTAACATCATctttaaactaaaattttaagataatatgtttgttgtttttcttttcaaaatgttGTTCTTTTTATACTATCTTACTTgatttataacaaacaacatattaaattttgtatttttcatactaaaaaaacattaaataaaaaccaattttaaagataaaaaaataattagttactatattaattaaattaaataatattttataaactacaGCAATTGTGAAGAAGAGAATATGCTTTGAGAGAATCCACTTTAGACTTGGCAAACATTTTAACCTTTTCAACCTCTTGCCCCTTGGGTAAAGATAGAGGaacaaatttcattaaaaactTGTTATTGATTGGCAAAAAATGAATGTGGCGTGAAGAAAGCTAAGAGGACCAACCATGCTTTACTCCTCTATGTGGGTAGTATATATCCTATCATGTGACATTTTTATCCTCTAAAACTTAAACCCTTTATGAAAAACAAGAGAGagagaaacaaaattaaatgataAAGAAAAAGAGACAAGGTTGTAATCCATTGTGTTAATATgtctaaagaaaaaattattcccctaattgctaccaaatttagaagctaaataattaatagttaaaaattaattaaatattaatttaaaaattatttatcaatgatagaaactaatttaaaaattaaaatttttttagtctctaaaatgatttctaatttaattactataataactaattattttctttatctctaaaattgatttttatttagtgattttcttataataaataatacttttaaaatattaaaagttttaattatatttataaaatatctcaAACTTTCAGCTTAAAATCTTATGATTGTGATATCCtaatgtaataatatttaattactcAGACAATACTACAGTATAGTTCCAATTATATTTCCTTATCAATATAAATGGATTATGGTAATTTGTTGCTCCAATTTCCATATAGTTAACCCTAACTACTAAAGAAATCCATATAAATGAAAGTTTATATTCCAACTTACCATCTTTAATGAATGTCAAATAAATTACTTACTTATTGTGTAAGTGTTGAAATACATTCAggtacttatattttatttattttttgttaataaaaaaatgaaaataatttaatctcTTTTGTCATCTTATTTAGATGAATGTCCCTATTACAAAATATGAAGATATGTATACAgtccaattttttattattgtaagtTGGACTTAAATAACATACACatcttcttattttttattttttttatattttgtataccGATTGAAACATCCAatgagtttattttatttattttttaatgttgataaaaaatgaaaaataaaattatgtgtaTAACTAGTCCTCCCCAATTGTAGAATaccaaaaaattacaaaaattgtatttatttacttttaactATTTAAGTAGAGTTAATTATATTTACAGGTGGGCCCTGTGCATTCCATCTCTAAATGTATCATTAATATCTTCTAAATTCAAATGAagattttgttgtttttctcaTAAGGGTTTAACCCATTTTGGGATTCTCAACCTTTTATGCTCCATGATATTAAGTGGATGAACAGAAGTCTAGGGTAATCTAGCTCAGTGGAAGAAGATATGTGATCAGTATTTTTTGTAACGATTATATTCCATAATGGCTAGTCTTATCAGAAAAGTTTTATCTATTCTTATTCTTCACCATCACGAGCTCAACACAACATTGGgtgtgaaaaaataaaatgtttactATCTTCTCTTGATCATTGACAACCCATAGACATGAAAACTACTTTTGATTAGCTTTGACAATAAATTAGGGTTTAAAGTTCATAACAAACCAAGTGGAAAGGTGAAAGAAACAGAAAATATCACTACTGGTAGTGGTTAATTCCTCATGGATTTTGCAAcccttttcaaaatacaaattcCTATATTCGAGCAtccaattttcaaatttattcggAAAGGTGATCGCATTAGCTCAAATTGGGGTGTTATATtccttttgttgtttttttctttcattatgAAAGCATTAATATCATGTGGttgacaatatatatatatatatatatatatatatatataataaacttCATCCTCCACCCAACAAGAATTCTTGTAATAGATTAAGTACCTGTGCAacttatttttatacaaaacatgacaattattttttctagaaatatatttttaaaataaaatagtataaattataaattaaaattagtttatgatAAATTGTAAAGTTAAATTCAGTTAAAGATAGTAAACTAGATTTTTGTTTAAGCGAAACATATCTTGAGGTAGTAAACTGCACTTGATGTTAGTTCAATTTTCAGTTAAGCGAAGGATTTACCGGTTAAGAGAGGACAATTTTGTTCAAGCGATTTTTTTTTCCGCTTAAGCTAAAATATTAAAGGTTTTAAacgagttttattttttaattgaatggATATGGTTGTTAATTATGTGTGtgtttctataaaaaaatgtcgaattatcatttttaattgGTTTTAGATAGTGTATGTTATAGTTGTGAATAATGAATTGTGGAATTTAAATTTGGGAAAATTGATGGTTTATGATGTGATGTAGATATGGTGTTTACAAGAAGATAATATTATGTATTTTGTAGTGGTGAAATGTATTGAATTTGGAATATTTGTAAAGGGATTATCGTGACTCTATTGTTTACCACACTCACATAGATGAATATATTAGGTGGCGAGAGTCGATGGAGGATTTTATAACTTATTTGTagtgtgaaaaaaaattgtcttgTAAGTTATAGACATTTACCTTATCATGTGAGTGAATAATTTTTTTGCATCTATCAAGTATCGAACAAAACAATAGTATGATAGGTACAAAATCTCTAAAACATATTTGTCTATCTTTTGGGAGTCGTTAAGTGTATATGTAATGAATATGATGTGATTGAGTGTGATACTTGTGGAATGTGGCATGTGATGTGTGTAGGTTTTGACGTGAGATGAATAGATACTTCGGTTGAGTATGTATGGATAAATGTGTGTTTGATGTGAATGTTATAAATGAATAGAAATTGTGTGTTAGAATTACTAATTTATCCTTTTTTTGTGGTTTGCATTGTGATTTGACTTTGATAATTATAATAGTTTTACACGATAGTAAACGATCTGGTAAGTAGGAAAGCTCCACAAGACTGAGTTGTTACTTAgatgattttaaattatattatatacattGTTTATGTATTTGGAATAATGTATATAAATTTCTATGAAGCAGGAATTGAATAGttaatatatatgttaaaataatatagttgttttgagataataaaatattaaacaagttaatatgaaaatatttccataaattactttatatccaaaaaggttaaaaaaaacaaatttagtaTGCTAAAATGCCAATACAAGATGTTCACTAAGGATGATAATGAAATCATTTAATCAATGATTGTTAGACtttagattatttttaataatatcagATTTCTTAGAAAAACTAACATCTCATATGATAAAGTGTTAAGGACATTCTCCCTAAATGGACAACTCAAGAAACTACTATGAAAGTGTCTAAACCTGGAATTCATGCCCATCGAAGAACTAATAGGtattctttttataaataaatatgtttttcaggATGATGTCAAGACAGTTAAAGTGAAAGATATAGTCTTCAAGACTTCACACAAAGAAAAAAAGACAACAtctaataaaatttatgaatttgtAGATGATAACCAGATAATTCTAACATAAAAGATGACAAATTGTTCTTTATCACCAACAAGTTTAAAAGATGATAAAAAAGCATGGGAGAAGGCACAAGCATAGAGACCACAAAGATAAGATTGTTTGTTACAAATGCAAAAAACCCATACACTACAAAATcaaaatgttcaaatcttgaaatgggaaaagagaatgaagaagagatgaaaaagaagaagaaattttagaagaaaaaggTTTTCATGTCTATATTGGAGGATCTAGATTCTGTCAATTCAGGTTCTAATCAGGAAGCACACATTGCCTTCATAGAAGACACAATTtaaaaagatgaaaagaaaatataaacatGCTTGCAAAGAAATTGAAAGGCAAAAAGATGATACAATGTTTAATGGGTTATTTCCCGAGTATGAACAACTCCTTAAGAATCATAAGGATCTACAACTCATTAAGACTCATAAGGATCTGTGCAAAGAAAAGAAGGGTCTAAAGCAAAACCTTGAAATCCAAAGCACAACTTTAGAAAATGTTGAAAGGGAATTATTTCTAGTTAGAGAGAGTATGGGAAAAAGACACATGGAAACAAACTAGATGATAGACAatctgataaaataaaatatgcttTAAGAAAGATCTTATCAAGTTCCAGTATCAGTGAAAATTCTCTGGATCTTTTGATAAAGAATTTGAGAATTTCTCATGATAAATCAGGATTAAGGTATAAGAACATAACTCATAAAATTAGAACATAATTTATTGCTTCATCCTCTAGACTATTTGCACTTACATCATCTATTTGTGTTATAAAAAGGAAACCGTAGAAGAGAAAAGGACCCAAACAAGTATAGGTacccaaaacaaaaaaaatttccCTTGCAAATGTTGTTAATCCAAGTAAGAAGACTATTGTCATGGCCTCGAGACAATGAATGCTCACAATTCATAATGGCAATAAATTCTATATTCCTAAGGTAGAGAAACAAGAGAAGAAGTTGAGTGAGACTAATATGAGAATAAGATGGAAAGAATGTTGGAGCTGGTTAGACAAAGATAAGACATTTATATTCTACTAACTAGAACTCTTCAAATAGACCatatattttacaatatttaCAAGGTAAGTATGTATATCTTCTATCTATagttaaacaaaattttattgttGTAAATGGTCTCGATTTTTATATGAAGAATATATGGTTATGACCTGATATATGTAGTAGACTCTTCAGGACTTCATAGGAGCAATAGGCGATCTAAGATATAggttaaatttgtttctatatGAGCGactattttgatattttaggatttattttagTGATCCACATTATCATTATTCTTGACTAATTGGTTTCttgatttatatatttcttGGATTCACTAACAAAATGTTAAAAGATGTTGATTTTGAGAATCACTAAAACTGAATCTTGTGATACAGTTATTCATGGTGAGTTTTTGAGccttttttattgataaatcaTTCTATGCCATGCCTACTTGTTCAGGTGTTTTTACTCATATTTGCTTATGCTTTAGAACTTAGGATGATTATTTGTTTTGTAACTTTGTTCACATGTATACATTAAGATGATTGAGGCAATTTTTTTTGAGTCACTACCatacttcctaacttgaaaatAATTCACTTGTTTTCCCTTTGAGCctttattattttcttgtttttaaccATATTACAAGccttaaaagagaaaaaaaatattattatcctTACCTTAGATGATAAaggaattttaaatatatttttggaaagAGGTACTTGAATAAGTATGAAGGAAACTTCATTTTTAGCCTACTCATGTAAATAAATCTTTAttgcaaaagaaaataaagaaagaaaaacaaaagaaaaaaatgtctaaaaacaaaagaaacagAATATGTTGAAATTCTCAAAAGGTAGGGAGTCTCATCTTGAGATATATACGCGTGTGAAATCTTTTCTCAAAGATCTTTTATTATGTAGACGTCTTAAGCCTTTACCTCTTAACATTTCACTACATGTTACTCAAATGTAATGGATATTAGAGTCTTTTTAAGATTATAGTAGTGTTTGCTTGCATGAAGTTCTTATAAGTGCATATACACAAGTCTAAACATCTGAGAATTGGAAAGACCTTCGAAAGCATGCTATATCACTTGATTTATCTTTTGATTTGAGCTACCTTCTTATTTGATAAATCTTATGGAATTTCATTCCCATATTTCTTAATTCCTTGAAGAATTCTTTTGTTATTTCTTGTTAATGAAGATTTCTTGCTAgtatttttttgaaatgttaaaaaagaaaaatagatagTAGTTTCTAATTATTTTGTGTGTATGTTCAATTGTTAATGTGTATGCTTAAAATGTGTTACGagttaaaagttatttttgtcatcacaaaatatttttaaattatctttttggatagtagaaaaaaatattttgagactattatttatatatatatatatatttttttttttagtgtaaatataattttaatttgtataagagttgagaCTCGTGTTTTCTCTATATactgaaaaaaagaaaaagaaaaatcacaTTAGAAAAACATCACTTTTGAAACATTTATTTAGCATTATACAAGTACACAACAACCTAATAGCTAAGAAAGAAATAAGCAACAATATTCTATATATGCTCCTTTTTCTAGTGCTTTTAGGCAGCCAtgttataaaatagtttatcaCTAATCCAATTCCTTAGCCTAAGAAGGAGATAAACAATCATTCCACACAAAAAGCCAAGAGCTGCACTTGATCCCACAAGGGAAAATACAGTGCAAACAAGCATTACAAATGAATCTTCTTTGGTATTAATGTCCCTGCAGCAGGTGGCTAATTCAATTCCAGCAAACAGAAGCAACACTCCCAAGATCCCCACTGGAAACTGCCTTAAAATGTGTGCCAAAGAACTTCCCAAAACCAATCCCAACACCAACTTGGCAGCACCAAGAAGTGCCACACAACCCCCACTCCTTCCACCAAATTTATACTGTCCTGCAAGTCCTCCAGCCCCATGGCAGCATGGCATGGCACCAAACCAACTACCCACCAGATTCATCAACCCCACACTCACTGAAAGGGAAGTAGCAGAAAAGTCCTTTTCTGGAAACAAGTCCTTTGACAACTTGCAAACAGCTATCACAGAGTTCAGAATTGACAATGGAAGTTGAGGAATTGTACCCTTCACAAACCCTTTCTTCCATGCATGCTTAGAGAACTTCACCACTTCCATAGAAGAGGGTCCAAACTTTATCTCATGCACCACCTTAGGTCTCTTTGCAAAGGCCAAAACAACACCCAACACAAACACTATGAAAGCAGAAGGAAGTGAGAAAACAACCCTTCTCACTCTACTACTTCTTCTCCTGTTTCTTCCACCCTCAACCCTCTTTTGGCCACCCACATCATCTCCACTACTTTCACACCCATCATCCTTAGCACCACTCACAATAACAATAAAACACACACAAACTATGGCCAAAACCAACCCATCTAACCCTAACCAACTCCTATCACCCAAAGCCTTAGACTTTGGCAAGTCTTGGATTTTTCTCATGTACTTCACTGCTGTGAAAGCAAAGGACAAGCCCTGTGCTAGCTGAATTCCCCTCACAACAGATAGAGGAATCAGTGTGTACACAAGCTGCATCAGCCTTGTCACACCCAGAACCATCAACACGCCGCCGGTTAAGATTCCGGCGGCCATGATCTCCGGCACGCCGAAGTCAGCATCCGATAAGGCCTCGGCGGCGATGGACTTCATGGGCTGGACAGGCATGGGAACCCCATAAATTGCACCAGTGAGGATGTTGTAGATACCTGTGAAGATCAATGTAGTGCCAAGGTTGAGGTTCCTAGAAAGTGTTAGAGATAGAACTATGGGTATGTAGGTGCCAAGGTCACCTATGGCACCGTTAAGTTCAGCCCATTTTGAACGTAAAACCAAGTTGGTTTTCACCTTCTGCACGATCCCTTTGGCAGAGAAACCTGTGGTTGGATCGGTTTGGGTTGTTTCAGGGTCTGAGATTGGAATTGAAGAAGGGCTTTGGTTTGCCATGAATGTGGTTTCTGTATTAGACTCACTTCGCTTTGAATTGTGTTGGCTAGAGTAACTCTTATAGGAATCAGTGCACTGAAAACATTATCCCTTCCTTCAGATTCCAATATTgaaatatttactaaaatatCACAATTTCTTTTAGtaatatgtataaataaataaaattttaaaaaactaattaatacGATGTTGTTATGGAGAACGAGTTGTCATTCTTTCGAGGTGTATGTATATTTTTGGACACTTAAAGTaagtaataatataaatgattttgtgTATAAGTCAATGAATAATAGGATAGATGTATTTTCTAAGAGAATTTAGGTATTTATACTCTGAACGTAAGTAGAGGTCCAAATAAAGTGACTACTTTGTAGTAATCATTTAGGTCACTTTCTTCCTTACGTGTATCCTATTATTAAGATAACTTGACAATTATTAGGTAATTAAGGATGAACATTGAATCACATGGGTAGTTACTGTTGAGCTATAAGATGAACTGTCATAATTGCTTTTagcacactacaaaaaaaatcagtattatctaCGAATATTTACCCACGAATTTTAATCTGTAGATAAATTCAATATTACCTACGaacaacattacctacggatattGCCTACAGATCTGAAtctgtaggtaaattcagcattatctACCAATTATTACCCACAGATCTTATTACCTACGAATTTTTACTCACGGATCTTATTACCTACGAACTTTTACTCACGGATCTTATTACCTACGAACTTTTACTCACGGATCTTATTACCTACGAACTTTTACCCCTGAATCTCTATTACTTGcaaactattatcataataattatatacataatattaaaaatattattataaaataattaattataaaattataaataatattcataaataataataataaaaaataataaccataactaataagtataacatattattaatattataaaattaataatattaatattataaataatattaataatattaacactatttaataatatttaatattattaataatattaataatatttaatataattaataatattactaatatttaataatattactaatatttaataatattactaatatttaataatattactaatatttaataatattactaatatttaataatattactaatatttaataatattactaatatttaataatattaataatatttaataatattaataatatttaataatattaataatatttaataatatttaataatatttaataatattaataatatttaataatattaataatatttaataatattaataatattaatgatatttaatgatattcaataatattaataatacttaataatattaataatagttaataatgttaataatt from Phaseolus vulgaris cultivar G19833 chromosome 1, P. vulgaris v2.0, whole genome shotgun sequence carries:
- the LOC137813371 gene encoding molybdate transporter 1-like, with protein sequence MANQSPSSIPISDPETTQTDPTTGFSAKGIVQKVKTNLVLRSKWAELNGAIGDLGTYIPIVLSLTLSRNLNLGTTLIFTGIYNILTGAIYGVPMPVQPMKSIAAEALSDADFGVPEIMAAGILTGGVLMVLGVTRLMQLVYTLIPLSVVRGIQLAQGLSFAFTAVKYMRKIQDLPKSKALGDRSWLGLDGLVLAIVCVCFIVIVSGAKDDGCESSGDDVGGQKRVEGGRNRRRSSRVRRVVFSLPSAFIVFVLGVVLAFAKRPKVVHEIKFGPSSMEVVKFSKHAWKKGFVKGTIPQLPLSILNSVIAVCKLSKDLFPEKDFSATSLSVSVGLMNLVGSWFGAMPCCHGAGGLAGQYKFGGRSGGCVALLGAAKLVLGLVLGSSLAHILRQFPVGILGVLLLFAGIELATCCRDINTKEDSFVMLVCTVFSLVGSSAALGFLCGMIVYLLLRLRNWISDKLFYNMAA